The sequence tacataaagccttttttttataatgatggaaaaacctcaaattccctcaaattccccaaaaccaaaatatgcagagcaatcctcagcccttcctctgtctaacccagggaaaaatggatccccctttttcccccattcaaaaacacaagcatttgaaaacaacggattttttcaagaaaaacagtgatatctctgcaatccaccaatgaatttccttggttatgtaaccaaaacgtgcatttttttatgctctaaaactttgtagaagacgtcacttcgataaaaattaaaactaaaaagttacaatcaaaatattgattttttaggatcaccctaacataattatttaaaattatcataacaaatgatacaaacgacgtacaacaatggtttcttcagcaaagtgcctcaaaattaaataaggaacaacttttttgaacatcgtacaatgctaaaattagaaatatagaagttgaaaattttatcccaaaatgtagtggggccaccctattgcaacaaacttcaaaataaagcttaaataataagctttgactttgctgaagacactttgatcctaaaatattatcattatggtgaaaataattttttcctcctaattttaCGACGTGGCCCAATGTGCATTGCTCTCATTGGTTTAGTCTTTAGTAGCAATGATTCGCACAATGAGCAATTGCTACTGAAACCACTGATTCAAACTAGTTTCAAATTGTTTCAAACAAGCACAAAATGAGGAGGACAAAAATGCGTCCCTTTTTTCTTTAATGCTCATTGGTTGACGTGTGCAATCAAAATTTGATGATGGATTGGCGAAACCCATATTTATTGATTTCTGTAAACCAATGTTTTGCTATTAAAACAGTTTTGCCCATTGAAACAAGTTTATCAGAGATGGAGATGAAGTGTGTTCCTATAATTTTTGGCATAACGCGCtcgattttgaaaaattgtaatAACGTCCGGTATAGTAGAAAGACGTAAGTTCTACCTTAAATCTGACACTATATAATGTGCCAATAATCCTAATTATTAGGATTAAGGGTTGCGTGAATATTATTATTCATTTCAACGTGAGTGGCTATAGAGATAAAATTATAGCTGATTCTACGTAAAACTTGAGCTCTAAGTAGATTAAGATTATATTGGGGAGACCAACCACCAGTAccgattagttttttttctatttttttatgggaGAAGAAGTGGGATGTGGAGTGCTTGGTATTCAATGAGTAAATTATTGTTACCGTGTACCATTATGTGTTGACAGATAAATGAACACTTTAAACACATTCATTCCGCCATCATCGATACCGTCGTTATTGTGGCAACCAGTGCCTACTTGGACAGTACTCCTCCTCTTTCATCGGCTGCTCCTTCTACCCGACGGACGTGGCAAAACGAGCTCTGCGTGTACTGGAAAACCCATAGTTTGGCTTCAGCCGAAACCAGCCATTTGAGTCCTCACAGTACGGAAAGCCTtaattccgctaccaacgataattgtctcacatttctcggatgttatataTGTAaagtccttcagaggtccgaacattgacatTGACCTTGtaattgcaaaaattcgggcgcgactttccagcaTCACGAAtttacgaaacaacagaacgttGCGTTttaatatccaacgcttgtcagttgaaggagctGCTGAACAGTGCCACTAGAAGCTGGACCAGCGGATAGGAGAAGCCACTGTAtttggcgacgtcaacagattgtgagAAAATaaccacgaagctgtgactacagcagcgcaggaagtgttaggcgaTGCACAgtgacgccaacgaaatggttggtttgatgaggttGAGGAGTGACATCGAGTGCCGAACGATAAAAATGCTGCTAGGAGTCGAAGGTGTAGgggcaggatggacatagtcggcgacggccAAGCTGtagaaccaccaacgctggacaaGTTAAAGaagaacagtaaagctgctgggaaggacgagatcctggtcgagcttctcaaacacggaagttagcagctgcatcaatcaatccaccacattatctaGAAAATATggaaggatgaagaactgcctgccggctggttggatggcctcatatccCCAATCTATAATAAAAAgtacagactagagtgtgccaattacagagggatcacccttctgaactcggcgtacaaaatcctgttgcGTAttttgtttaacagactgagaccgcttgaggagtccttcgtcggcgattatcaggcaggttttcgtgagggccgatcaacgacggatcagatgtctagcctgcggatgatccttgataaattccgggagtaaagCAGTCTACGGtttagtgaaaagaaatgagctgtggcagataatgttcgaacatggttttccggcgaaactgataagaCTGGTACgggcaacgctggatggcttgaaatcaagtattcggattgcagacgaagtgtgaACCTCGTTCGTGacattagacggattgaagcagggtgatacacttcagaatttattgttcaacattgcactcgagggcgaggttcaacattgcactaggGCCTTTTATGGATTACGTAActagcttaggtcccgcaacatgcagactgaaacgaaatttgctctacacaacactctgattctaccagtgtcCCTTTATAggaagaatagcgaaaacaatattcaacagagaaccatgCGCTGGAATCGGATCTGaggaccctaaacgttcggggaaactggaggaacatcgcccaagactgacgattatggagctctacaatacgccagatataggtgtatcgacgctgttgccaaccaggtatccaggtaggtaggtCAAGGAGAATGTCAATGAACCACCAAACAACTTTAACATAAAATACTATATTTCGCAGCGTCTATACATCGATTTAGTTTGTATAATTTTGTTGATCTTAGGTTTTATGAAGGTAACTGTGACAATATTGGTGCGTTCGATTCTTGCACCTTTTTGCTCCATTTCGAGTATTCCTACTACAAAAAATTACGTACATTATTCGTTGCCGTCAACTCGCTGACACTTAACAACTAACAATACTACTGCAATCGGtcgataaataaatatgttcggACAACTTTCGCAATCGCATATGCACTCTTACTCCCGGCCCACCGATTCATGCCTCGCTTCATAAGGCCACATCCCGGTACTTGCGAAAGTCATCCGATTCGTTGCCCAGCGATTGCCGACTGTTGTTTGCACTATTGAGATAGCCATTGTTGTACCCATAGCTGATCGATGACTGGTTGGCACTGTAGTGGCCTCCCAGTCCCCCCGGGTGGAGCTGCTGGTGATGCAACTGATGATGGTGCGGTGAGGCAAAGTACCCGGCCGCAGCAGCCGGTGGGAAATTGTTGTGATGCATCTGGTAGAGGTACGGGTGCATTTGGTAGTGCAGGTAAGCCGGAGGATACGCGCTGTAGGCTGGATTGTAGGCGATCACATTCCACGGATTGAGCGCGTAGTTCTTGAGGAGATTGTTGCCGTATCGATACTGAGCGAAGTCGTTCTTCTTGTATGGCAATGGGGACTCGGAGAGTGTGATGTTCCCCAAGTTCTCCAGCGAGACGCAGTTTCTTCCGAGGATTTTGCTTGGCTTTGTTGATTCGATGGTGTGATAGATCGGATCGTTGCTATCTGCCGTTGGATCTGTGTTCGTCTCGATAACGCTGTTGTTGTCCTTGAGGAGCTTTCCGGTCCCATCGTTAAGTTTGTTGTTTATTCGATTGTTCTTCAGGTTATTGTTTAGGACGCTGTCGGTTTCGTCAGTTCCTCTCTCTTTGGTAGACTTCTTCTCGTTTGGAGtgagaaattttggaggaaagATAAACCTCAAGTCGAGCAGGGACTGTGTCTTTTTGTGTTCCGCAGCCATCGGTGGAGGTGGAGGGCCAATATACTGCGAAGGATTTAGGCCAAAAATGCTGGCGTTGAACTCGCTCTGCGATCCGTAAAGGTTGTTATACTGAGTGTATTGCTGAACGATATCTGCAGAGTTGGTCTCGTGTGGGACATATCCAGGGTTGTCGAATCCGGTCGAAGGACGTCTGCTGGCTTGACTTCTCTTACTGGCCCGCAGTGAGTTCATGCCATTCGTAGCGCTAAAGGGAGTGGCTGGCGTAGGAGTTGTGAGCTGGAGGCGCGATGCGAGCGATTCTAGCTGGGAGAGGACTTTCTTTTCCTGACGCCATCTGAAATTCACATTATGTGATTATTGGTAATGAGCGAATCAAACGCATTACATGCGGCTTGATACTTGAACAACTATGTTTATGTTTACCTTAGTGCAGTCGGAATGACACACAGCAGTGCCAGGCAGTTGACTATTAAACGTACTAAATAACCTATTAATTCCGTTAGCCCATGTGCTGACTGTAGACCCTGTAAAGATAATTCATAATCAACCTTTTTAAACATAACCATAAATTGCTTCACTAACCCAATGCTGAATGGTCATGTACATGACAAGCGCCAACTCCGGCACGGACAGCACTCCGATGATTATGGACCAGCTGAGCAAACCCCATGATACGCCCTAAAAATAGAAACAGAGACAGTTTGGATCAATACAAAGCTTACATGCACAAAATGTAGAAATTTTACTAACCGTTGACAGACCATGGATTAAAATGGCTGAGGAAATGAACAGAACAAAGAACTCAGCACACAACAGAAAAGACGGCAGAGGAAGCTTTCCGTTAGCTTCCAATATCCACGAAACTTCGCAGGAAAAGGCGATTAAGTAGGTGatctgtaaaaaataaaaagaggaACTTTACTTATCATTTAATTAAACTAGTTCGCTACCTTAGAATAAGAAGACAAATTTCAGtagatttgaatatttgtaaagatctctttgaagaatttcctagaattctttcaattattatttttttgtaagtaTGAAGTATTTTCCCGTGGATATTGCGAAGAAAATAATGTCTACAAAAGAAGGTGGCACTCATTCAGATATCAGGTCGAAGAGTTCCCCACGTTTTGAACTTGATCCGGGTCACCATTGACATAagttcccagatccagcaggcACAGCTACCGAATAGTTGAGTAATTTAACAAAAACTGCAAAGTCAAAAAGCTCGCGCATTGTTTACGAAGTGCATAACAATTTGATGCACATATGCAGTACCCAGAATGGTTCCGCATTTTCCGCAAGGTAAACGACCTTCACGTATTAACAAACATAAACGATGCAACGATTCGCATTCAGATTCCATTCAGTTACCGATGGTATAGTTGAAAATGCGTTGCCGTGAGCCGAAAGCGACTGATGTGTAGCAGCAGTGCATATATGGCAGCTATCAGTTGAAAGCAAAAGTGAACGTGGAATTCCGTCTTTGCCCGCGGTAATGGACCCAATCGAATCGCGTGATTTTAACTCCGGCCGGTGGCGCCCCAGTCAAGACATTTCGGTTTTTTGACGACTCCACAATTATTACATAATAATTGTCAGTAATTTCCTTGAGTGTAATAAATACCACCAGCGAGTGCTGCAGTCCAGTGTAGATTGGTGCGAAATCGATACCAGACACCAAGCCGAAAACAATTGAACGCTATGCAATTAATGCCGGTAAGCTCAGTGCCGGGTTTGCAAACGGAAGTCGAGCGGCGGTCAGAAAATGGTACAATGTGATAGAATATGTAGAATCCTGAGACCAGTTTCGTGGTGAAATGGATCAAATTCAATGTTGAccatgattttaaaaataagaagtaaattattttgccataaGGCAAAAATCTCCAATTAGAGTGTAATAATGggaaaaaattgttttgatttATAGGAAAACCTAAATATTCTTTCAACACTCCTGCCACTGTGTCATCTTTTTGATACAAATGCATTCGTTTTGTTCGCAATGTGAAGTGTGTCTCCTTCAAAGCAAGACTCCAAATAGGTATGACGCCAATCTACGAAACGTTCCGCGATTTGCTCTGATTCAGCTGACTGTTTGTTTATCGTCACCCATTGCCACCTGCTGGGGGGCCAAGCTAACTTGGCTAAATGAGTCCAATAATTCTTCAACAGCTCTAAAAACATTATATCGTTATTAGTCATTGTTCTATGCTCCGAGCAATGCCAAAAACTCCCAGGCTCTCGAAGCGGTGACCCAACAAAACGCAGGCAAAGAGCACGTGGTTGGGATGTCGGTTACAGGGCTGGAAATGTGTCTCTTTAGTAGAAATTAAACTTATCATTtagtaattgtaattgtaattgtaatttttattgGGAACGATAACCGGTTAGCTTACACTTATTATCGGGtcaaggaagggtcaaaacaaaAACTACTAAAACATtggaaacaataaataaattacgaaacaatcaaaactaaaaaaaaagctACATCAAAAACTAACAATAGGTGGAgttaacaagaaaaaaaaatgaaatttagaATGTACTTTAAACTAATCTTTTGACAGCGGCCTTGAAGGACGTTAAAGTTGGTTTCGTTTTGGCTTCAAGCGGTAAGCCATTCCAGCAGGAAACACCGTATATCAGCAGACTCTTCCCACTTGATGTTGTGTGCCGAGGGACGATGAAGGAACGGGTACGTTCTTGGCGACCTTGTTGCATATGTTCCATGATGTAATTGGGAAGCTGATCGAAGTAGGCCTGCCGCATTATGCAACATATCCGTAGTTTGTAATTAGACGGCAGATCATGTCCCAGAATCGAACTTCGAACGGTTTCGGTTGAGTCTCTTCGACGAAGACCATGCACAAATCGCAGCGTAGATTTGAAGCATCGATGTAGTCGATCCTTTAGGGTGACTGTGAGACCTGAGTAATACACAGTATCGCAGTAAGTAAAGATGGGCATTATCACCGATTGTGCAAGTTTAAGTCTGGTCGGCAAGGAGAGTACAGGAGCAAAACGACGAAAAGTGCGTAGGGTATTGTAGGTTTTCTGTATTACACCGTTCACTTGATTGTTCCACGGTCTCATGAAAAGAAACGCAGACGCGTTGTCAAAATGTTTCCTGCACGAACAAATGGGCGAACTCATCAGgtaaacattgtttaatttcaaTCAAACGAATTATTTTCCTTGCCCTGATATGATATGCACATTGTAAACTGATAGATTGTGCTGGACAAAATTATAATTCCTAGCACTCACAATCAAAATCTgctattttcttattttcatgtttttatttattatttatcttgAAATCAAAGACAAATTCTCCATTGAATGTGTGGGATATACAAAACGCTGAGGCAGAAGGCAGAAAAGCTAATTTATTTTACTcttcatcttctcgcattagattagtaactcgaaaggtgtgaaaatcgtctaaattatcgatgtgaaaattgcgatttattcatattggaaatgtaaaccAAATACTCCAGCTTGacgcatgcagcgctcctagcaGACAGCAGGAGCTgccgactctccggcggcagcaggccggattccgtgccggaagatcctgtgtggaccatattgtcacgctccgcatcattctggagcaggtcaacgaattccaagagtccctttatttGGTATTCATTTACTACGAAAAAGCAACCTTGCGGAGCGCTCCTCTTCgtcaggtttagtcatcaacgtcaacaaaaccaaatcgttggataaaaacacggtgactccttccagtttcacagtagccgggcaaccagtggagaatgttgaaagcttccaatatcttggtagccaaatggcgtcagacggcggtatcaAGATCgtcataggcgcacggatcaagaaagcaagggctgcctttgcgagtttaagaaatatctggaaaaacaggcagataagtgaacgcatcaatataattcgggcctggtggcctcacaactggatctcaaacaacgagctccatcgtcgttgtcaccagaggacgatagcaacagaaattcgggatcggaagtggggctgggtcggccacactctacgtaggggcggaaacgaaatctgtaaataagcacctggcaacaggttaaagcgatagccgggcaacgctcaagATGGAGATCTTTGAAGTCGGTTCcctggttccaggcacttgaagcaaacttcgggtggCTCGTATATGCCcgcagggcacaccgaccatcccaccttaacactccctaacttgactaccttggaggcatccgctgcagatagccgaacaaatgctacctgtgtccctgccggacctttccgtagccgaacggctgcggtgggcgtctcaaCTTCAcacgtgacgagctcttcgacttcggtgatctcgtccaggtctttaaacattagattcacctccgtcgggagtgccctcaccttgaccgtctcgcctaggacttcctccgccaacttcttgtaggcggcgcccttttgcgagacgccccgcttcagctcgaggatcatctcgcccatccgggtacgtcttattcgacgtacgtcggagcCGAGTTCACCAAGCTTGACGTCActtctcatcgccttcaagacgtccgagtacttagcctcgtccgtcttgacgactagggcatcgcccctggagcgattgacgcctaccctagacttcttgctaccctcattcgcctggacCTTCTTTTCGGcacttgacgtcttcggtttcctcttgttcttgaccagggtccaggaggcgtcatccccctctatttccctggtctggggcggctgagagctctcagcctgccgtaaccccttaccaccgtctttcctgggtggacggacctttccaggtcggtctagggccgaaaacctcatcccccggttttggaggtacctggccgagGTTCAgcatcccagccccactacccttgttcggggtagtaacccaagcagcacaagacAGGTGAATTTAGTTGCGGCAACTTAagtgtgactgaatctggtcatatacAAGTTACTGTGATGTAtgtgtaacatgtgtgctgctcgggaaccCTTCGcattttggagcggccccaagggagctcatcccctggagactgtctccccagTTTTTGTGTGGAGCAGTGACCCCCTACGTgaccgcgaatacttgagcctcagtctgggtagactttggcaccaccgtcttcgctggcacgccctcggtcgattcgaccttgcccaaatccgcgaattcttgggcctcagtctgggtagacctcgactccacggatttcacgggtctacacttggccgtctcgaccgccctctccagcttggcgtccaacatcgacttttgAAGTTTTAGCAATCTCcacttgaggtccttactgatattatgcttcgatgacgcaaagtcgatgatggcgtccagctgttccgtcgccaccttgaaggccgaaagcccatcgcgtttgcagttcatcgccttcaaaagccatgggccgtctataacctctaccgacgaagcctgggagatggttaggtgacccacgctggcgctgcgcaccgagctgccgacaattacttctggcctcctaggcggagacctgaacaacccaccccttgcgaaggggttgtcgcctacactactaccactaattgagtaattgacttgtttttccattttggtcccccctggccatgcatctcttcggcacgggtcgcttaacgccttgggattaggggttaggaaCGATGGTCTGGCTTGTGTGCTCACCTCTATCatgccatgtgagtctgacttgtgtgctcacccttctcatgccatgtgggtctgacttgtatgcccaTCTTTATTgtgccatgtgagtctgacttggatgctcaccttTTTCATTCTGTTCGCGCTAACATATActctagtcattcgacctaactctCGCTCTGGCATCCCTTATGAGACGTTttacttaggttcccacttctgacataccatgtgagtctggcTTAGGTGCTCACCTCGCTCAtaccatatgagactagctcaactcaAACATACCGTGTGAGACTGATTTGTgtgctcacccacactcctctgccatgccgcggggtatcagtagtcataggaaccaatattcctgcgctactcccaacacggcgtgtgcagtccatacatacaactattcattcacacttctgccatgcttcgaggtgacgatctcggttgccacccgctgcgccatcaCCTCtacatgggcagaccattcacacacttctccgcgttcggcactttcgctctaactaaccaatcacaagttagtactGCTTGTCaattgctgctcggcgcgccagattctctgcaagctgcaggcaatctaagtggttgcagtcgagactgcgttccatttctccaccgcttgacacatcctctggataaggttatccggagttgtgtcccggccccaaacgtctagcattgttcttctttcgacgtcgaaacgaggacataccgaggacagtatgtgctctgcagtttcgtcaacacctgggcaatcagggcagacggggacctccgcgtgcccaaacctgtggtggtactgtcggaaacagccatggcctgacaggaattgtgtcagatgggagtgaacttccccatgaggtctccccacccagcttgatatgttaggaatcagccggtgggtccacatacctttcgaggagttatcgcactcgcgctgccatctggcaaccgaagtcaccctggtacgctcgcgggctcctctggtgccacgtagctcaaaacactcctcgtctttcCGGATAACCAGCCCGACTGACATCATACTCACTATCACGCAGGATGAGTCGtacgataccgtgcggtaggccgatatcactctgagacacatcaagcggtaggtgctctccattttctgcaggtaactggttacctcCAGTGATTTTGCCCAGAACGGACCGCCGTACCTAAGGATAGATGCGGCaactcgcactcatccagtccgccacagtgctgatcgcgtgttctgcggttagttctacttcgaggattgactccccgtagacctctagggttacatcgtcagcaaagccgacgatcttcacaccaggagagtactttagcttcagaaccccgtcatacatcaagttccataataccgggcccaggattgacccttgcgagactcctgcggtaataggaacacttttctgaccggcatcgatctcgtatagcagcaaacagttctggaagtagctttccaagatccggtacagtcccaccggcaggctaagccggtgtaacgagagcgcgatggcatcccagcttgcgctattgaatgcgttcttcacgtccagtgtcaccaacgcacagtatcgaattcctcgccttttccgttggatcgctacctctgcagtctttagcactgagttgatagcgtccaccgtggacttacccttccgaaaaccatactggttactcgacaggccatccgtaccctctgagtaCTGGGTGAGCCTGTTTAAGATGATCCTCTCAAGCAGTTTACctgtcgtgtcgatcaggcaaattggtctgtacgccgatgggtcgcccggaggcttcccggccttcggcagcagtaccaacttctgccttttccatctctcatgGAAAcgacactcatccaggcatctctgcacagctagcctgaacatgttcgggttcgctatgatcgctgctttgagtgcactgtttggaactccatcaggccctggagcaTTGTTCATCACAAGGGAATTAGCCACtacgagtaactcttcgttcgccaccggagccaccatttcggccacactcccagcgccttgcagcgcaggaggaagccagggacttgtggctcgggacgggaagagtacttcgaactattttgattatcatttttgggTGGCGCATATTGCCCAGCGTCGtccattttaaattaaaatgcagtattttggaataaaatcgtttccttgtaatattgttggtttttcttgaaa comes from Armigeres subalbatus isolate Guangzhou_Male chromosome 2, GZ_Asu_2, whole genome shotgun sequence and encodes:
- the LOC134212450 gene encoding uncharacterized protein LOC134212450 isoform X3, encoding MYMTIQHWGLQSAHGLTELIGYLVRLIVNCLALLCVIPTALRWRQEKKVLSQLESLASRLQLTTPTPATPFSATNGMNSLRASKRSQASRRPSTGFDNPGYVPHETNSADIVQQYTQYNNLYGSQSEFNASIFGLNPSQYIGPPPPPMAAEHKKTQSLLDLRFIFPPKFLTPNEKKSTKERGTDETDSVLNNNLKNNRINNKLNDGTGKLLKDNNSVIETNTDPTADSNDPIYHTIESTKPSKILGRNCVSLENLGNITLSESPLPYKKNDFAQYRYGNNLLKNYALNPWNVIAYNPAYSAYPPAYLHYQMHPYLYQMHHNNFPPAAAAGYFASPHHHQLHHQQLHPGGLGGHYSANQSSISYGYNNGYLNSANNSRQSLGNESDDFRKYRDVAL
- the LOC134212450 gene encoding uncharacterized protein LOC134212450 isoform X1 — protein: MGYFSKRNVFIYCCISACLSLITYLIAFSCEVSWILEANGKLPLPSFLLCAEFFVLFISSAILIHGLSTGVSWGLLSWSIIIGVLSVPELALVMYMTIQHWGLQSAHGLTELIGYLVRLIVNCLALLCVIPTALRWRQEKKVLSQLESLASRLQLTTPTPATPFSATNGMNSLRASKRSQASRRPSTGFDNPGYVPHETNSADIVQQYTQYNNLYGSQSEFNASIFGLNPSQYIGPPPPPMAAEHKKTQSLLDLRFIFPPKFLTPNEKKSTKERGTDETDSVLNNNLKNNRINNKLNDGTGKLLKDNNSVIETNTDPTADSNDPIYHTIESTKPSKILGRNCVSLENLGNITLSESPLPYKKNDFAQYRYGNNLLKNYALNPWNVIAYNPAYSAYPPAYLHYQMHPYLYQMHHNNFPPAAAAGYFASPHHHQLHHQQLHPGGLGGHYSANQSSISYGYNNGYLNSANNSRQSLGNESDDFRKYRDVAL
- the LOC134212450 gene encoding uncharacterized protein LOC134212450 isoform X2, giving the protein MFVQSKPDRFPYEKFNITYLIAFSCEVSWILEANGKLPLPSFLLCAEFFVLFISSAILIHGLSTGVSWGLLSWSIIIGVLSVPELALVMYMTIQHWGLQSAHGLTELIGYLVRLIVNCLALLCVIPTALRWRQEKKVLSQLESLASRLQLTTPTPATPFSATNGMNSLRASKRSQASRRPSTGFDNPGYVPHETNSADIVQQYTQYNNLYGSQSEFNASIFGLNPSQYIGPPPPPMAAEHKKTQSLLDLRFIFPPKFLTPNEKKSTKERGTDETDSVLNNNLKNNRINNKLNDGTGKLLKDNNSVIETNTDPTADSNDPIYHTIESTKPSKILGRNCVSLENLGNITLSESPLPYKKNDFAQYRYGNNLLKNYALNPWNVIAYNPAYSAYPPAYLHYQMHPYLYQMHHNNFPPAAAAGYFASPHHHQLHHQQLHPGGLGGHYSANQSSISYGYNNGYLNSANNSRQSLGNESDDFRKYRDVAL